In Streptomyces sp. NBC_01551, one DNA window encodes the following:
- a CDS encoding DUF305 domain-containing protein — protein MDMAKGLLRGSAGAAVAAAALLALAGCQDGGGETGANGAKGGQNSVIAPGKPGERARTLSPEQAARERPDDTPNAADHAYVTGMIEHHRQALTMSALAPDRASADGVKGLAERIAAAQKPEIGAMEKWLTRHPAPSGTGGHQHGAMPGMATDAQLRELADAKGADFDRLFLKLMTAHHEGALKMAGEALAGGNNVAVEEMATEVVATQSAEIHRMRAMG, from the coding sequence ATGGACATGGCAAAAGGGTTACTTCGCGGATCAGCCGGAGCGGCCGTGGCCGCCGCGGCCCTGCTCGCGCTCGCCGGATGCCAGGACGGCGGCGGCGAGACCGGGGCGAACGGGGCGAAAGGCGGCCAGAACTCGGTGATCGCGCCCGGCAAACCGGGTGAGCGGGCCCGCACCCTCTCCCCCGAACAAGCCGCCAGGGAACGTCCGGACGACACCCCCAACGCGGCCGACCACGCCTACGTGACGGGGATGATCGAGCACCACCGGCAGGCCCTCACCATGAGCGCGCTCGCACCGGACCGGGCGTCGGCGGACGGGGTCAAGGGGCTCGCGGAGCGGATCGCGGCCGCACAGAAGCCCGAGATCGGGGCGATGGAGAAATGGCTGACGCGCCACCCCGCGCCGAGCGGGACCGGTGGGCACCAGCACGGTGCGATGCCGGGCATGGCCACCGACGCGCAGCTGAGGGAACTCGCCGACGCCAAGGGGGCCGATTTCGACCGGCTCTTCCTGAAGCTGATGACCGCCCACCACGAGGGCGCCCTGAAGATGGCGGGCGAGGCGCTGGCCGGCGGGAACAACGTGGCGGTCGAGGAGATGGCCACCGAGGTGGTGGCCACCCAGAGCGCCGAGATCCACCGTATGCGCGCGATGGGCTGA